Proteins found in one Hypomesus transpacificus isolate Combined female chromosome 20, fHypTra1, whole genome shotgun sequence genomic segment:
- the bsx gene encoding brain-specific homeobox protein homolog translates to MNLNYTSPVPQVPVQRSTSFFIEDILLHKPKPLRDVFHSPFSTSLASRMPLLEYGYPLMPTPILAPHPHHPLHKPEHHQYFFTSGMQMPALFQHHPDLPGKHCRRRKARTVFSDSQLSGLEKRFEIQRYLSTPERVELATALSLSETQVKTWFQNRRMKHKKQLRKTQDDQKNSNDLDRSVENSSESEINEKSTEDISKTGIDADSYMIEENEDDVDIEDDICSPEHLL, encoded by the exons ATGAATCTGAACTATACGTCTCCGGTGCCTCAGGTGCCCGTCCAGAGGTCAACGTCGTTTTTCATCGAAGATATCTTATTACACAAACCGAAACCCCTAAGAGATGTATTTCACTCGCCGTTTTCCACCTCCCTTGCGTCCCGGATGCCTCTCCTAGAATATGGATACCCACTGATGCCCACACCGATACTGGCGCCTCACCCGCACCATCCTCTCCACAAGCCAGAGCATCACCAATACTTCTTTACATCTG GAATGCAAATGCCGGCGTTATTTCAGCACCATCCGGATTTACCGGGAAAGCATTGCAGACGCAGAAAGGCAAGAACTGTCTTTTCTGATTCCCAATTATCTGGCCTGGAGAAGAGATTTGAAATTCAACGGTATCTTTCTACACCCGAGCGAGTGGAGTTGGCAACAGCGCTAAGCCTGTCAGAAACTCAG GTGAAAACATGGTTTCAAAACAGACGGATGAAGCATAAGAAACAGCTAAGGAAAACGCAGGATGACCAGAAAAATTCAAATGACTTAGATAGATCGGTGGAAAACTCAAGCGAGAGTGAGATCAACGAAAAAAGCACTGAGGACATTAGCAAAACGGGGATCGACGCGGACTCATACATGATCGAAGAAAACGAGGACGATGTTGATATCGAAGACGACATCTGTTCACCAGAACATTTACTATAG